A stretch of Sulfurimonas autotrophica DSM 16294 DNA encodes these proteins:
- a CDS encoding diguanylate cyclase — MQFIEALKLKSKLFFLFLLITMGLFAFGFIGATYVNAMKKNMDSLYFGSLIPVTELNEIVQTYNYGLADTVYKASRAEISPSEAASKIESSLEYINKKWKSYSSHFKTEDELHYLEYADLELNRTNDYFYKVLNAVKSSKDLSRISIKTLEKKVESIHNILQKLINYEVNMANYERKKFLYAYHSILMKIGISLGVIILGVLVMLFYVFESIQKDQTRLEVASKKLKLANKKLENASYTDSLTNLHNRRYFNFIYDREIKRAKRNKAYVTFMMLDIDYFKQYNDTYGHVEGDYALKSVAKVLKGTLKRPGDYVFRLGGEEFGVLLSDTDETNSANLAREIGDAVRDLEIIHESSTVNQFLTISVGVVCCIADDALDEEVLISRADEMLYEAKEGGRDRYVITSNASKAKIA, encoded by the coding sequence ATGCAGTTTATTGAAGCGCTTAAACTTAAAAGTAAGCTTTTTTTTCTTTTTCTATTGATAACTATGGGCTTGTTCGCTTTTGGTTTTATAGGAGCGACCTATGTCAATGCAATGAAAAAAAATATGGATTCTTTGTATTTTGGTTCTTTAATACCTGTTACTGAATTAAATGAAATAGTCCAAACATATAACTATGGCTTAGCCGACACTGTTTACAAGGCAAGTCGAGCTGAAATAAGTCCAAGTGAAGCAGCATCTAAAATAGAATCATCACTAGAGTACATCAATAAAAAATGGAAAAGCTACTCGTCTCATTTTAAAACAGAAGACGAACTTCATTATTTGGAGTATGCTGATTTAGAACTTAACCGCACAAACGATTATTTTTATAAAGTTTTAAATGCCGTGAAATCTTCAAAAGATTTAAGCCGTATATCAATCAAGACACTTGAAAAAAAAGTTGAATCGATTCATAATATTTTACAAAAATTGATTAATTATGAAGTTAATATGGCAAATTATGAAAGAAAAAAATTTCTATACGCATACCATTCAATACTGATGAAGATAGGTATTTCACTAGGTGTTATTATATTGGGTGTACTGGTGATGCTATTTTATGTATTTGAGAGTATTCAAAAAGACCAGACACGACTTGAAGTAGCGTCTAAAAAGCTAAAACTTGCTAACAAAAAACTAGAAAATGCTTCTTACACAGATTCGTTGACCAATCTTCATAACCGAAGATATTTTAACTTTATATATGACAGAGAAATCAAACGTGCAAAGCGTAATAAGGCTTACGTAACCTTTATGATGTTAGATATTGATTACTTTAAACAATACAATGACACCTACGGTCATGTCGAGGGAGATTATGCACTTAAAAGCGTTGCAAAAGTTTTAAAAGGGACGCTTAAACGTCCGGGTGATTATGTATTTAGACTCGGCGGAGAAGAATTTGGCGTGCTGCTCAGCGATACAGATGAAACCAATAGTGCAAACCTTGCTAGAGAAATTGGTGATGCCGTTAGAGATCTTGAAATTATACATGAATCTTCAACAGTGAATCAGTTTCTTACAATTTCAGTGGGTGTTGTCTGCTGCATAGCAGATGACGCTTTGGATGAAGAGGTGTTAATTTCACGTGCTGATGAAATGTTGTATGAAGCAAAAGAGGGCGGAAGAGACAGGTATGTTATAACATCTAACGCCTCAAAGGCGAAAATTGCTTAG
- a CDS encoding translation initiation factor, with amino-acid sequence MSRGKKLDLFIGADIDDGWAQVQNSRKTKLSSEIQESGKHFLVFQKEKRRGKTVTLVGEFHRPKEEQTALLKLLKKKLGCGGSVKDGWMEFQGELKEKLRPLLVEQEFRFKHGH; translated from the coding sequence ATGAGTAGAGGCAAAAAACTCGATTTATTCATAGGTGCTGATATTGATGATGGCTGGGCACAAGTGCAAAATTCGCGCAAAACAAAACTTTCAAGTGAAATTCAAGAGAGTGGCAAACATTTTTTAGTATTTCAAAAAGAGAAACGCAGAGGAAAAACAGTTACACTTGTCGGTGAATTTCACAGACCAAAAGAGGAACAAACTGCACTGCTCAAATTGCTCAAGAAAAAACTAGGTTGCGGAGGCAGTGTCAAAGATGGCTGGATGGAATTTCAAGGAGAACTAAAAGAGAAGCTTCGTCCTCTTTTAGTTGAGCAGGAATTTCGTTTTAAACACGGGCACTAA
- a CDS encoding DUF5718 family protein, producing MQKYKNYLGLGIAGNFALHLAQAGELEDFKNIITEDEAAPKGMFPFYLPCKKTTGTPRPKEMLFTYPLSSTGIKLPEEDVNVQAEPEVGLICELSYKDGKISGIAPKYFAAYNDCSIRIGTAEKISDKKNWGEDSKGIASKLLKIDKFAQGGVMDDFSICSFLRRDNELHAYGENVELSGYSYFYDKLTEWIQNQINTQEDFGPLEDIKTYITACNNPTDAIISIGATRYTPYGETTFLQTGDEVLVVVYNHKSYSLDDVLKTLQDKEYNKENMSILVQEVH from the coding sequence ATGCAAAAGTATAAAAACTACTTAGGTTTGGGCATTGCAGGTAATTTTGCACTGCACCTTGCTCAAGCCGGAGAACTCGAAGATTTTAAAAATATTATCACAGAAGATGAAGCGGCACCAAAGGGTATGTTTCCATTTTATCTTCCTTGCAAAAAAACTACAGGTACTCCTCGTCCAAAAGAGATGCTCTTTACCTACCCTCTTTCTTCTACCGGCATCAAACTTCCAGAAGAAGATGTCAATGTTCAGGCTGAACCGGAAGTCGGACTCATTTGTGAACTCAGCTATAAAGATGGCAAAATTAGCGGCATTGCTCCAAAATATTTCGCTGCATATAATGACTGTTCTATCCGAATCGGCACAGCTGAGAAAATCAGTGATAAAAAGAACTGGGGAGAAGATTCCAAAGGAATTGCCTCAAAGCTTCTAAAAATTGATAAGTTTGCACAGGGCGGTGTGATGGATGACTTTAGTATCTGCAGCTTTTTGCGCCGTGATAATGAACTGCATGCTTATGGCGAGAATGTAGAACTCAGCGGATACAGCTACTTTTATGACAAACTCACTGAGTGGATTCAAAATCAAATAAATACGCAAGAAGATTTTGGACCACTAGAAGATATAAAAACTTATATTACTGCATGTAACAATCCGACAGATGCTATTATCAGTATAGGAGCAACACGCTATACTCCATATGGAGAGACGACTTTTTTACAAACAGGTGATGAAGTTTTAGTGGTTGTATATAATCATAAATCTTATTCTTTGGATGATGTGTTAAAAACACTTCAAGACAAAGAATATAACAAAGAAAATATGAGTATTTTGGTTCAAGAAGTACACTAG
- a CDS encoding ABC-F family ATP-binding cassette domain-containing protein yields MVTVQNLTMRFGNRVLFQDINLKLDRHKRYGLIGANGAGKTTFLKILSGQINEYDGEVIIPKQNKVGVLGQNQYAYEDFTIMDAVLYGNKRLYDAIKEKEEIYMTGDFEDDAVNNRLAELETICVEEDPTYEYDVNIAKILENVGIPAEKHNDLMSTLDSADKFKVLLAQVLYPKPDVLFLDEPTNNLDIETISWLEHELQRHEGTMVVISHDRHFLNAVVTNILDVDYQKIREFTGNYDDWYIAANVMAKQMELDNAKKLKEKDQLEAFVRRFSANASKAKQATSRQKQLDKLQIDDIKPSSRRDPSIVFKAKRVMGDEALNVEHICHSYGDNEVLKDITFKVNPGEKIAIIGGNGVGKTTLIKIIMEEMQPSCGGAVTWGATIEPSYFPQDTADIIKGDGTLYDWLRAFDPKREIAEIRNCLGRMLFNGEQQEKNVESISGGEKHRMMLSKMMLEGGNFLVLDEPTNHLDLEAIVALGEALHEFNGNVVCVSHDRELLDAFATRIIELHADHTYTDFQGSYEEFAAAKEAGTL; encoded by the coding sequence ATGGTAACAGTACAAAATTTAACTATGCGCTTTGGAAACAGAGTACTCTTTCAAGATATAAACTTAAAACTTGACCGTCACAAAAGATACGGTCTTATCGGTGCAAACGGTGCCGGTAAAACAACATTTTTAAAAATTCTTTCCGGACAAATTAATGAATATGATGGTGAAGTAATCATCCCAAAACAAAATAAAGTCGGCGTTTTAGGGCAAAATCAATATGCTTATGAAGACTTTACTATTATGGACGCTGTTTTGTATGGAAACAAGCGCTTATATGATGCCATCAAAGAAAAAGAAGAAATCTATATGACGGGTGACTTTGAAGATGATGCGGTGAACAATCGTCTTGCAGAGCTTGAGACTATTTGTGTAGAAGAAGATCCAACCTATGAGTATGATGTAAATATTGCAAAAATTCTTGAGAATGTGGGAATTCCTGCTGAGAAACACAATGATCTTATGAGTACTCTTGATTCTGCCGACAAATTCAAAGTACTTCTTGCACAGGTTTTATACCCAAAACCTGATGTACTCTTTCTTGATGAACCTACCAATAACCTTGATATTGAAACAATCAGCTGGTTAGAGCATGAACTACAGCGTCACGAAGGTACAATGGTCGTTATTTCTCATGACAGACACTTTTTAAATGCTGTTGTTACAAATATTCTTGATGTTGACTATCAAAAAATTCGTGAATTTACAGGAAATTATGATGACTGGTATATTGCCGCAAATGTTATGGCAAAACAGATGGAACTTGATAATGCAAAAAAACTCAAAGAAAAAGATCAGCTTGAGGCCTTTGTGCGTCGTTTTAGCGCAAATGCATCAAAAGCAAAACAGGCTACTTCAAGACAAAAACAACTCGATAAACTCCAAATAGATGATATTAAACCATCATCCCGTCGTGATCCGTCTATTGTTTTTAAAGCAAAAAGAGTTATGGGTGATGAAGCGCTCAATGTAGAGCATATTTGCCATTCTTATGGTGATAATGAAGTTCTTAAAGATATCACTTTTAAAGTAAATCCTGGTGAAAAAATCGCCATTATCGGTGGAAACGGTGTAGGTAAAACAACACTTATAAAAATCATTATGGAAGAGATGCAACCAAGCTGCGGCGGAGCTGTTACTTGGGGTGCGACTATTGAGCCCTCATACTTTCCACAAGATACAGCAGACATTATTAAAGGTGACGGTACACTTTACGACTGGTTACGCGCATTTGATCCTAAGCGTGAAATAGCAGAAATAAGAAACTGTCTTGGTCGTATGCTTTTTAACGGTGAGCAGCAGGAGAAAAATGTAGAATCAATCTCCGGTGGAGAAAAACACCGTATGATGCTTTCAAAAATGATGCTTGAGGGCGGAAACTTTTTAGTACTTGATGAACCGACCAACCACCTTGACCTTGAAGCGATTGTTGCTCTTGGTGAAGCACTTCATGAGTTTAACGGCAATGTGGTTTGTGTTTCACATGACCGTGAATTACTTGATGCTTTTGCTACACGTATTATAGAACTGCATGCAGACCATACATACACTGACTTCCAGGGAAGTTATGAAGAGTTTGCTGCTGCAAAAGAAGCCGGAACACTCTAA
- a CDS encoding GGDEF domain-containing response regulator yields the protein MNTNNTTILYVEDEENVREMLSRFLKRFCKELYVAQDGAEGLELYKKHRPDIVISDIRMPKMNGLEMVKAIKAIDVSQLILLLSAHSDSEFLYEAINLAVDGYILKPIDLDMVNEKLKNLLNRIQNRKAAQKLKESEKKLKLLSQAIEQMEEMVRITDVKGNIIYVNPASVKHTQFSQDESLGQNNRIFKSGVHQKEFYDNLWKSILGGNTYQNILINKKKDGSLYYDEKIISPLKDENGNINYFVSTGRDITERIALEKQLKKLATKDTLTGIYNRYKINTIIEDEIKRAKRYGEIFSLIMLDIDNFKKVNDTYGHDTGDYVLQEISRVVLGTIRKTDSFGRWGGEEFILVAPHTNKDEALELAQKIRKNIEKHLFEYVKQITVSIGVTQYTTNEESTTLIKRVDNALYEAKANGRNQVAFL from the coding sequence ATGAATACAAATAATACAACTATTCTTTATGTGGAAGATGAAGAGAATGTCAGAGAGATGCTCTCTCGATTTTTAAAGCGATTTTGTAAAGAGCTTTATGTGGCACAAGATGGTGCAGAGGGTTTAGAGCTCTATAAAAAACACCGTCCAGACATCGTTATTTCAGATATTCGTATGCCTAAAATGAATGGCTTGGAGATGGTAAAGGCCATCAAAGCCATAGATGTATCACAGCTTATTTTACTCCTGAGTGCGCACAGTGACAGTGAGTTTTTATATGAGGCGATTAATCTCGCTGTAGATGGTTATATACTCAAACCTATAGATTTGGACATGGTGAATGAAAAATTAAAGAATCTCTTAAACCGCATACAAAATAGAAAAGCGGCTCAAAAACTTAAAGAGAGTGAAAAAAAATTAAAACTACTTTCGCAAGCAATTGAGCAGATGGAGGAGATGGTTCGCATCACCGATGTAAAGGGAAATATCATCTATGTAAACCCGGCATCAGTCAAACATACCCAATTTTCACAAGATGAGAGTCTTGGGCAAAATAACCGTATATTCAAGTCCGGAGTACATCAAAAAGAGTTTTATGATAACCTATGGAAAAGCATTTTAGGCGGCAATACATATCAAAATATATTAATTAATAAGAAAAAAGACGGTTCTCTTTACTATGATGAAAAAATCATCTCTCCATTAAAAGACGAAAATGGAAATATCAATTACTTTGTCTCTACAGGCCGTGATATTACTGAACGCATAGCATTGGAAAAACAGCTCAAAAAGCTTGCGACAAAAGATACACTCACAGGTATTTATAACCGCTATAAAATCAATACAATAATTGAAGATGAAATAAAAAGAGCAAAGCGCTATGGTGAAATATTTAGTCTGATAATGCTTGATATAGATAACTTTAAAAAAGTTAATGACACATATGGACATGATACAGGAGATTATGTTCTTCAGGAGATTAGCCGTGTTGTTTTGGGTACTATTAGGAAAACAGACAGTTTTGGAAGATGGGGTGGAGAAGAGTTTATACTTGTGGCACCCCATACAAACAAAGATGAAGCACTAGAACTTGCTCAAAAAATACGTAAAAATATAGAAAAACACCTTTTTGAGTATGTGAAACAAATTACTGTCAGTATTGGAGTCACACAATATACAACAAATGAAGAGAGTACAACACTTATAAAACGTGTAGACAACGCACTCTATGAAGCAAAAGCAAATGGACGCAACCAAGTAGCCTTTCTTTAA
- a CDS encoding sensor histidine kinase: MRISLSTKVAIGTFIIAAIGVVTIALLSYSLMTEYFKQNSLENLQFELKEDARSINGSINKLVYDAKILSKDDDIIAFYRAFNNKYNYDAVTNRTLAGIIYSLQDNFTSLLSHNKAYFNIRLLLNNGREAIVAYKDKMGIHLRPENKLQDKSKKKYFKEAMQLADGKAYLSDINLNREFGRISHPLTPTLRTALPIYLGGKLFAILIINANVDKLFTVLEQYKDANNHKNIYLADKNGYYIYNKNNKKIFGYEFGNNDATLMHDFSLNKKSYFTNNLLFTYTTLIYTKDKHISVALSSSETFSKEQYDNFIGSLSAYITIITLIIASISLFLVRHLITPLTKITKTAKEIAQGNNRQEIDFDAIHTKDEIEELASSLQIMLQKLEESKKDIEQKVHERTQELNRLNENLENIVKEKTDENIKQLEALQQQSKLASMGEMIGAIAHQWRQPLNEIGIAIQNLKYDYEDGLITEEYLDEFIQGTKKVIKFMSDTIDDFRNFYRVDKTKERFNVKDAVERVLSIQKAQLVNNHIAVELIGEGFEIVGYKNEFQQVILNLINNAKDILLQNKQKDAKITIELKNKTIYIRDNGGGIPVEILNRIFEPYFTTKEQGKGTGMGLYMSKMIIEENIKAKLDVSNTAEGAEFRINLNEYK, translated from the coding sequence ATGCGCATTAGTCTCTCAACAAAAGTTGCTATCGGTACTTTTATCATTGCGGCAATCGGTGTTGTCACCATTGCTTTATTATCATACTCTTTAATGACAGAATACTTCAAACAAAATAGTTTGGAAAATTTACAATTTGAACTCAAAGAAGATGCTAGAAGTATAAACGGCAGTATAAACAAATTGGTTTATGATGCAAAAATTCTCTCTAAAGATGATGATATCATTGCTTTTTACAGAGCCTTTAACAACAAGTACAACTATGACGCTGTTACAAACAGAACTTTAGCAGGTATTATATATTCACTGCAAGACAATTTCACCTCTCTTTTGTCTCACAATAAAGCATACTTTAATATCCGGCTTCTCTTAAACAACGGAAGAGAAGCAATTGTGGCATATAAAGATAAAATGGGCATTCATCTCAGACCGGAAAACAAACTCCAAGACAAATCAAAGAAAAAATATTTCAAAGAAGCTATGCAGTTAGCCGACGGAAAAGCTTATCTCTCAGATATCAATCTCAATCGTGAATTTGGGCGCATCAGCCATCCCTTGACTCCAACTCTGCGTACAGCACTGCCGATCTATCTCGGGGGTAAACTTTTTGCAATTTTAATCATCAATGCCAACGTAGATAAACTCTTTACGGTTTTAGAGCAGTATAAAGATGCAAACAATCATAAAAACATCTACCTTGCCGATAAAAACGGTTACTATATTTACAACAAAAACAACAAAAAAATCTTTGGCTATGAATTCGGTAATAATGATGCTACTTTGATGCATGATTTTAGTTTGAACAAAAAGAGTTATTTTACAAATAACCTTCTTTTTACCTATACTACGCTGATCTATACAAAAGACAAGCATATCTCTGTTGCACTCAGTTCATCTGAGACTTTTTCAAAAGAACAGTATGACAATTTTATCGGTTCTTTGTCTGCGTACATAACTATAATCACATTAATTATCGCATCAATATCTTTGTTTTTAGTGCGTCATCTTATAACACCGCTTACAAAAATCACAAAAACGGCAAAAGAGATTGCTCAAGGCAACAACCGACAAGAGATAGATTTTGATGCCATTCATACAAAAGATGAAATAGAAGAACTTGCAAGTTCCTTGCAGATAATGCTGCAAAAGCTCGAAGAGAGCAAAAAAGATATCGAACAAAAAGTACATGAACGTACCCAAGAACTGAACAGACTTAATGAAAACCTTGAAAACATCGTCAAAGAAAAAACCGATGAGAACATCAAACAACTCGAAGCACTCCAACAGCAGAGCAAACTTGCTTCCATGGGTGAGATGATAGGCGCGATTGCGCATCAATGGAGACAGCCACTTAATGAAATAGGTATCGCGATACAAAACCTCAAATATGACTATGAAGACGGCTTGATTACTGAGGAGTATTTGGATGAATTTATTCAAGGAACTAAAAAAGTCATCAAATTTATGTCTGATACGATTGATGACTTTAGAAACTTTTACAGAGTTGACAAGACAAAAGAGCGTTTCAATGTTAAAGATGCCGTAGAAAGGGTTCTTTCCATTCAAAAAGCACAACTGGTAAATAATCATATTGCCGTTGAACTTATCGGTGAGGGTTTTGAAATAGTCGGATATAAAAATGAATTTCAGCAGGTAATTCTGAATCTTATTAACAATGCAAAAGATATTTTATTACAAAACAAGCAAAAAGATGCAAAAATTACCATAGAGTTAAAGAACAAAACAATCTACATCAGAGATAACGGAGGCGGTATTCCTGTGGAAATTCTTAACAGAATCTTTGAACCTTACTTTACAACCAAAGAGCAAGGCAAAGGTACGGGTATGGGTCTTTATATGTCAAAAATGATCATTGAAGAGAATATAAAAGCAAAACTCGATGTAAGCAATACTGCCGAGGGTGCAGAATTTAGGATAAATCTTAATGAATACAAATAA